A part of Alkalinema sp. FACHB-956 genomic DNA contains:
- a CDS encoding secondary thiamine-phosphate synthase enzyme YjbQ, giving the protein MAHYQKILTIRTRGKSLQKITAQIQAIVAESGIQTGLCHLFLRHTSASLIIQENADPDVLVDLENFLAKLVPEGRHYIHSTEGPDDMPAHIRTVLTKTSEQIPIAQGRLLTGTWQGIYVWEHRQMAHHRELVVHVMGD; this is encoded by the coding sequence ATGGCCCACTACCAAAAAATTCTCACGATTCGCACCCGAGGCAAATCCCTCCAAAAAATCACCGCTCAGATTCAGGCGATCGTTGCCGAATCCGGGATTCAGACGGGGTTATGCCATCTGTTTTTGCGCCACACCTCCGCAAGTTTAATTATTCAAGAAAATGCGGATCCTGATGTCTTAGTTGACTTAGAAAATTTCCTAGCCAAGCTCGTCCCGGAGGGTCGTCATTACATCCACAGCACCGAAGGCCCCGATGATATGCCCGCCCACATTCGCACCGTCTTAACCAAAACATCAGAGCAGATTCCGATCGCCCAAGGACGGCTCCTAACCGGCACTTGGCAGGGGATCTATGTCTGGGAACATCGCCAGATGGCTCACCACCGAGAATTAGTCGTGCACGTTATGGGTGACTAA
- a CDS encoding proteasome-type protease, which translates to MTYCLGILTSGGLVMAADSRTNAGVDYISTHQKLHDFSLPGERVILLCTSGNLSVTQAVITLLRRDLKAREDVNLQTLPTLYEVARYIGSKMRLIQEQDRPWLQKDGIDASCSFLLGGQIRGEDPELYLIYSQGNCIQASRETPFLQIGEAKYGKPILDRVLTSTTPLEDAAKCALLSIDSTMKSNISVGPPIHLVMYEANTYKIHYELRLAANASYLVQIRNQWEACLKDAFDRMPNVDWEHYLDPDLPEDVLAEQS; encoded by the coding sequence ATGACCTACTGTTTAGGCATTTTGACTTCCGGCGGCCTCGTGATGGCAGCAGACTCGCGCACAAATGCGGGTGTAGACTACATTTCCACCCATCAAAAGCTGCATGACTTTTCCCTGCCGGGGGAGCGGGTCATCCTGCTGTGTACATCTGGTAATCTCTCCGTTACTCAGGCGGTGATTACGTTGCTGCGTCGGGATCTGAAAGCGAGGGAAGATGTCAATCTCCAGACGTTGCCGACACTGTATGAAGTGGCTCGTTATATCGGCAGCAAAATGCGGCTGATTCAGGAGCAGGATCGGCCTTGGCTGCAAAAGGATGGGATTGATGCGAGTTGTAGTTTCCTCCTGGGCGGGCAAATTCGGGGGGAAGATCCGGAACTCTATTTGATTTACAGCCAAGGGAACTGTATTCAAGCCTCACGGGAAACGCCCTTTTTGCAGATTGGAGAGGCGAAATATGGTAAACCGATTCTCGATCGCGTGCTGACTTCCACAACCCCCCTGGAAGATGCGGCGAAATGTGCGCTGCTGTCGATCGACTCCACCATGAAATCCAATATTTCCGTTGGCCCGCCCATCCATTTGGTGATGTACGAAGCCAATACCTACAAAATCCACTACGAACTGCGGTTGGCAGCCAATGCTTCCTACCTCGTGCAAATCCGTAACCAGTGGGAAGCCTGCCTGAAGGATGCCTTCGATCGGATGCCCAACGTGGATTGGGAGCACTATTTAGACCCCGATCTGCCCGAAGACGTTCTAGCCGAGCAAAGTTAA
- a CDS encoding spermidine/putrescine ABC transporter substrate-binding protein: MTPLSSDRSLPLSRRQLLRRSLLGFSGLMISGSLSSCGWRLGNVQNRGLIQTATNELFIYTWAQYADRELLKAFQTTSGIRAITELFDSNEAMLAALQAGKGANFSIIYPSEYIIPEMRDKQLITPLDHTRLSGLGNLLPQLRQSPNDPGNQYGIPFAWGTTGLIYNSEKLSEAITDWDDLWKYKEKLKRRMTLLNDPREVLGAALKSMGHSYNEKNPDLVKKAGEKLLALKPYLSNFTTDAWRDQILAGDLWVAMGYSSDAGPLLQQNSKLKYVVPQSGSSRWVDLMVIPKSAPNPEGAYQWINFVMQPDVAAETAKRLAVTTPNLAAIELLPAEVQTDPVAYPPPEILSRCEAMVFLDRSIAEIYDQTWVKVTSS; this comes from the coding sequence ATGACCCCTCTATCGTCCGATCGATCCCTCCCCCTTTCCCGTCGTCAATTGCTACGGCGATCGTTGCTGGGATTTTCTGGGTTGATGATTTCGGGGAGTTTATCGAGTTGTGGGTGGCGACTGGGAAATGTACAGAACCGAGGCCTGATCCAGACTGCAACCAATGAGTTGTTCATATACACTTGGGCTCAGTACGCCGATCGAGAGTTACTGAAGGCCTTTCAGACGACTAGTGGGATCCGTGCAATTACAGAACTCTTTGACTCTAATGAAGCCATGCTAGCAGCGCTCCAAGCTGGCAAGGGCGCAAACTTCAGTATTATTTATCCGTCGGAATATATCATTCCAGAAATGCGCGACAAGCAGCTGATTACGCCCCTGGATCATACGCGCCTGTCAGGACTGGGGAATTTGTTGCCCCAATTGCGGCAATCTCCCAATGATCCGGGGAATCAGTACGGCATTCCCTTTGCCTGGGGAACGACAGGTTTAATTTACAACAGCGAAAAATTATCTGAGGCCATTACTGATTGGGATGATCTCTGGAAATACAAGGAAAAATTGAAGCGCCGCATGACGTTGTTGAATGATCCCCGGGAAGTGCTAGGCGCTGCTTTGAAGTCTATGGGCCATTCCTACAATGAAAAGAATCCCGACTTGGTCAAAAAGGCGGGCGAAAAACTCCTGGCGTTAAAGCCCTATCTTTCGAACTTCACAACGGATGCTTGGCGCGATCAGATTCTGGCGGGGGATTTGTGGGTGGCGATGGGCTATTCCTCCGATGCAGGACCTTTACTTCAGCAAAATTCCAAGCTCAAGTACGTGGTTCCCCAAAGTGGAAGTTCACGCTGGGTGGATTTAATGGTGATTCCCAAAAGTGCACCGAATCCAGAAGGAGCCTACCAATGGATCAACTTTGTCATGCAGCCAGATGTGGCAGCAGAAACCGCTAAGCGTTTAGCGGTAACGACACCGAATTTGGCTGCGATCGAGCTACTCCCCGCTGAGGTACAGACCGATCCCGTCGCTTATCCTCCACCAGAAATTTTAAGCCGATGTGAAGCCATGGTTTTTCTCGATCGCAGCATTGCAGAGATTTATGACCAGACCTGGGTCAAGGTCACCAGCAGCTAA
- a CDS encoding Photosystem I reaction center subunit III, with translation MRRLCAFVLAIALWFGFVSTAPAHAIYDNLTPCSESAAFAQRMKASASPTAQRRFDQYTKAGLLCGEEGLPHLIVDNPSHAGDFIIPGILFLYIAGWIGWAGRSYLQAIKKGENPEVKEVVIDVPLALKFMLGGFAWPLVAFGEISTGKMFAAESEITVSPR, from the coding sequence ATGCGACGATTGTGTGCTTTCGTTTTGGCTATCGCGCTGTGGTTCGGTTTCGTTTCCACCGCACCCGCCCACGCCATCTACGATAATCTCACTCCTTGCAGTGAATCTGCTGCCTTCGCTCAGCGGATGAAAGCATCGGCTAGCCCCACGGCTCAACGCCGTTTTGACCAGTACACCAAAGCAGGTTTACTCTGCGGTGAAGAAGGGCTTCCCCACTTGATTGTGGATAACCCTTCCCATGCTGGTGACTTCATTATTCCGGGTATTCTCTTCCTCTACATTGCAGGCTGGATCGGCTGGGCTGGTCGTAGCTATCTGCAAGCGATCAAGAAAGGCGAAAACCCCGAAGTTAAGGAAGTGGTCATTGATGTGCCTCTGGCGCTGAAGTTTATGCTGGGTGGCTTTGCTTGGCCCCTAGTTGCCTTCGGCGAAATCTCCACGGGCAAGATGTTTGCAGCCGAGTCAGAAATCACTGTTTCTCCTCGATAG
- a CDS encoding ABC transporter ATP-binding protein: MAQTVPHNYSETGLNLGFDIELRKVFKVFNGEAAVRGIDLNIRRGEFFSILGPSGCGKTTTLRLIAGFELPTAGDILLRGQSMVDVPPYRRPVNTVFQSYALFNHLTVEENIAFGLRLKKMGKGEIQNHVREALNLVKMEEWAKRFPSQLSGGQQQRVALARALVNRPTVLLLDEPLGALDLKLRKAMQMELKTLHRELGLTFVMVTHDQEEALSLSDRIAVMNRGRVEQMGTPSQIYERPNTRFVAEFIGDTNLIMGKIEGAHPTMLWIISTEGRQFKVIPVDTGNKPLTSGAVVISVRPEKIQLQYQPPADGLNWVEGYLKNLLYLGTHVNCQLQLTSGETLVVQLPHGFEIPSPNTRLYAVWRPEDGLALPNDS, translated from the coding sequence ATGGCTCAGACGGTACCTCACAACTATTCAGAAACAGGACTCAATCTTGGGTTCGACATTGAGCTGCGCAAAGTTTTTAAGGTCTTCAATGGCGAAGCCGCAGTGCGGGGAATTGACCTGAATATTCGACGAGGAGAATTTTTTAGTATTCTGGGACCCTCCGGTTGTGGTAAAACGACTACTCTCCGCTTAATCGCGGGGTTTGAATTGCCGACGGCGGGAGACATTTTGTTGCGCGGGCAGTCCATGGTTGACGTTCCGCCCTATCGTCGTCCGGTCAATACTGTTTTCCAAAGTTACGCCCTGTTTAACCATTTGACCGTAGAAGAAAATATCGCCTTCGGCCTGCGGTTGAAAAAAATGGGGAAAGGGGAAATTCAAAACCACGTCCGAGAAGCCCTCAATCTAGTCAAGATGGAAGAATGGGCCAAACGCTTTCCCTCCCAACTTTCAGGGGGGCAGCAGCAGCGGGTGGCCTTAGCACGAGCATTGGTCAATCGTCCAACCGTCCTGTTGTTGGATGAACCCTTGGGGGCCTTGGATCTAAAGTTGCGAAAAGCGATGCAGATGGAACTGAAAACCCTCCATCGCGAATTGGGCCTCACGTTTGTCATGGTGACCCACGATCAAGAGGAAGCCCTGAGTTTGAGCGATCGGATCGCGGTCATGAATCGGGGGCGCGTGGAACAAATGGGAACCCCCAGCCAAATCTACGAGCGTCCAAACACTCGCTTTGTCGCTGAATTCATTGGCGATACCAATTTAATCATGGGCAAAATTGAAGGAGCCCATCCCACCATGCTGTGGATTATCAGCACGGAAGGTCGCCAATTTAAGGTGATTCCGGTGGATACAGGCAATAAGCCCTTGACCTCCGGTGCCGTGGTCATCAGTGTGCGGCCTGAAAAGATCCAATTGCAATACCAGCCCCCCGCAGACGGACTCAATTGGGTGGAAGGGTATCTGAAGAATTTGCTCTACCTAGGAACCCACGTCAATTGTCAACTTCAATTAACCTCTGGGGAAACATTAGTTGTACAGCTGCCCCACGGTTTTGAAATTCCGTCACCCAATACTCGTCTGTATGCGGTCTGGCGGCCAGAAGATGGGCTGGCTTTGCCCAATGATTCTTAG
- the psaJ gene encoding photosystem I reaction center subunit IX encodes MARYLSTAPVLLMLLLTVTAGILIEFNRFFPDLLAHPL; translated from the coding sequence ATGGCACGTTATTTGTCTACCGCACCTGTCCTGCTCATGCTGTTGTTGACAGTAACCGCAGGGATTCTGATTGAGTTCAATCGTTTCTTCCCCGATCTGTTGGCTCATCCCCTATAA
- a CDS encoding ABC transporter permease: MIRWLEPLVLLLPAGLWLILLLVLPTLIIFELSFVPGIRPGDLVIPTGLANYVRMFEPLTLLVIGRSLLFSIGTTILCLLLGFPVAYWLGVIAPKRWQNLLLLAFVLPLWTSSLLRSYAWISILRPTGVLNTLLTSVGLPPLDLLNQMPAVFIGMTYSLLPYMVLILYASLEKLDRRLLEAAADLGATPSQTFWWVTVPQILPGLAASSLLVFINALGDFVNPELLGGPSSMTAARLVYNKFLGATPDWGMGSAMSTMLIIMVTVAIALLIKYGDRRATDA, encoded by the coding sequence CTGATTCGCTGGTTGGAGCCCTTAGTCTTGTTGCTTCCCGCAGGGTTGTGGCTCATTCTGCTGTTGGTTTTACCAACGTTAATTATCTTCGAACTCAGTTTCGTTCCTGGGATCCGTCCTGGAGATCTGGTCATCCCAACGGGACTGGCTAACTATGTGCGGATGTTTGAGCCCCTGACCTTGCTGGTCATTGGTCGATCGTTGCTGTTTTCGATCGGAACAACGATTCTTTGCTTGTTGCTAGGATTTCCAGTGGCCTATTGGTTGGGCGTGATTGCCCCCAAGCGCTGGCAGAATTTGCTCCTCCTCGCCTTTGTTTTACCCCTCTGGACGTCTTCTCTCCTCCGCTCCTACGCCTGGATCAGTATTCTGCGCCCCACAGGGGTCCTCAATACCTTGCTTACGAGTGTAGGACTCCCCCCGTTAGATTTACTCAATCAAATGCCAGCGGTCTTTATTGGCATGACTTACAGCTTGTTGCCCTATATGGTGCTGATTCTCTATGCCTCGTTGGAGAAGCTCGATCGACGGCTTTTAGAAGCAGCAGCCGATCTGGGGGCAACCCCTTCGCAGACCTTCTGGTGGGTCACTGTGCCCCAGATATTACCCGGATTAGCAGCAAGCTCGTTATTGGTGTTCATCAACGCGCTGGGCGACTTCGTGAATCCTGAACTGCTGGGAGGACCCTCTAGCATGACAGCAGCACGGCTGGTCTATAACAAGTTCCTGGGAGCCACCCCAGACTGGGGAATGGGCTCAGCGATGAGTACGATGTTGATCATTATGGTGACCGTTGCCATTGCCTTATTGATTAAATATGGCGATCGTCGGGCAACGGATGCCTAA
- the tsaD gene encoding tRNA (adenosine(37)-N6)-threonylcarbamoyltransferase complex transferase subunit TsaD, translating to MATVIAIETSCDETAVAIVKNRQVLASVVASQIETHRQYGGVVPEVASRQHVEGVNLAIDQALEAAKLDWTGIDAVAGTCAPGLIGALLVGLTAAKTLALVHDKPFLGVHHLEGHIYASYLSEPSLQPPFLCLLVSGGHTSLIYVKDCGQYEVLGQTRDDAAGEAFDKVARLLKLGYPGGPIIDRLATEGNPKAFPLPEGQVSLPQGGFHPYDSSFSGLKTAVLRLTQKLEASGDPLPIPDLAASFQATVARALTKRAIACALDYGLTTIAVGGGVAANRGLRQQLQAAAEPHGIRVLFPPMKFCTDNAAMIACAAAEHFDRGHRSALTLNAQSRLPISQVMDLYHGQDSFTSHVECSNV from the coding sequence ATGGCAACGGTTATAGCAATTGAAACAAGTTGTGACGAAACTGCGGTAGCGATCGTTAAGAATCGTCAAGTTTTGGCCAGTGTCGTCGCCTCCCAAATCGAGACCCATCGCCAATATGGGGGGGTGGTGCCGGAGGTGGCTTCGCGCCAGCACGTGGAGGGGGTAAACCTGGCGATCGATCAAGCCCTAGAGGCTGCAAAGCTTGACTGGACTGGGATTGACGCTGTGGCAGGCACCTGTGCGCCCGGTTTGATTGGGGCGTTATTGGTGGGATTGACTGCGGCTAAAACGCTTGCTCTGGTGCATGACAAACCTTTTTTGGGGGTGCACCATCTGGAAGGCCATATCTATGCGTCCTACCTCAGTGAACCTAGCTTGCAACCGCCGTTTCTGTGCTTGTTGGTTTCCGGGGGGCACACCAGTCTGATCTACGTGAAAGACTGTGGGCAGTATGAAGTCCTGGGGCAGACGCGGGATGATGCAGCGGGGGAAGCCTTCGATAAAGTTGCGCGATTGCTCAAACTGGGCTACCCCGGTGGGCCGATTATCGATCGCCTTGCAACGGAGGGCAATCCCAAAGCGTTCCCACTCCCAGAAGGGCAGGTGTCCTTACCCCAGGGGGGCTTCCATCCCTACGATTCCAGCTTTAGTGGCCTCAAGACAGCGGTGTTGCGCCTGACGCAAAAATTAGAAGCCAGTGGGGATCCGTTGCCAATTCCCGATCTCGCGGCCAGTTTCCAGGCCACCGTTGCCCGCGCCCTAACGAAACGGGCGATCGCCTGTGCCTTGGATTATGGGCTGACGACGATCGCGGTGGGCGGAGGTGTGGCGGCCAATCGCGGCCTGCGGCAACAGTTACAGGCAGCCGCCGAACCCCACGGGATCCGCGTACTCTTTCCCCCGATGAAGTTCTGTACTGACAATGCGGCGATGATTGCCTGTGCAGCGGCAGAACATTTCGATCGGGGCCATCGATCGGCCCTTACCCTGAATGCCCAATCCCGCCTACCCATCTCGCAAGTCATGGATCTCTATCACGGACAGGACTCGTTCACTAGCCATGTTGAGTGCTCTAACGTTTAG
- the mrdA gene encoding penicillin-binding protein 2, with translation MALLQPSRSNIRESAARQVGRRNQSLVLLLFVSLLLLGGLGSRLVYLQLMEGTRNRQLADNNRIRLIPSPPERGKILDRKGKIIAGSRLSHSVYVWPLATKEAKWNQTITKLASILNIPEAEIRKRVDQAEQDSPFLVRIARGISPQQVTALAEAKNELDGVEVNGETTREYKYGDLAAHVIGYTGELNDEEYEKLKKKGYRLGDVVGKMGIEATYEEMLRGEGGGQQVEVDGAGNVVRILHNKPSHAGKDLTLTLDWDLQQAAEKILGNFTGSIVVMDPRNGAILAMVSRPAFDPNIFSKRVSEATWKQLQEGNALLNRALQQYPPASTFKIVTTAAAIESGNFTGDEVLPTFPSLTVGGVTFGEWNHAGFGPLGFTGAMAHSSDTFFYQVARRMGGDPIIDWSRRFGLGSKTGVDLVDEVDPGLVPDPAWKLKYEKTEWTIGDAINMSIGQGYLLSSPLQVAVMFAVAANGGYKVKPHLLKDNEEAKNWRESLNMRPKTIEILQQGLREVVTYGTGSDALGSSEVAIAGKSGTAEDFGKGSHTWFGAYAPADKPEIVVVAFGEYSGGGGGSLMGPKARQVLETYFTLKKNPNAKVGANAQPSPTAEATPEATR, from the coding sequence ATGGCCCTTTTGCAACCGTCTCGCTCCAATATTCGTGAGTCTGCTGCGCGACAGGTGGGTCGCCGCAATCAATCCCTAGTTTTGCTGCTGTTTGTGTCTTTACTGCTGCTGGGAGGGCTGGGGTCGCGGTTGGTTTACCTGCAACTGATGGAAGGGACGCGCAATCGTCAATTGGCAGATAACAATCGGATTCGTTTGATTCCCAGTCCCCCGGAACGGGGCAAAATTCTCGATCGCAAGGGCAAAATCATTGCTGGGTCCCGACTATCCCACTCGGTCTATGTTTGGCCATTGGCCACCAAGGAAGCCAAATGGAACCAAACCATTACGAAACTTGCGAGCATTTTAAATATTCCTGAAGCCGAAATTCGCAAGCGGGTTGATCAAGCGGAGCAAGATTCCCCCTTTCTTGTGCGGATTGCCCGAGGCATTAGCCCCCAGCAAGTGACTGCCTTGGCCGAAGCCAAGAATGAGCTGGATGGGGTTGAAGTCAATGGGGAAACGACACGGGAGTACAAGTATGGCGATCTGGCGGCCCATGTGATTGGCTATACGGGCGAACTCAACGATGAGGAGTACGAAAAGCTCAAGAAAAAGGGCTATCGGTTGGGGGATGTGGTCGGCAAGATGGGGATTGAGGCGACCTATGAAGAGATGTTGCGGGGGGAAGGGGGCGGCCAGCAAGTCGAAGTAGACGGTGCAGGTAATGTGGTGCGCATCCTGCACAATAAGCCTAGCCATGCAGGGAAGGACTTGACGCTGACCCTGGATTGGGATCTTCAGCAAGCGGCAGAAAAAATTCTGGGCAACTTTACAGGCTCGATCGTTGTAATGGATCCTCGTAATGGAGCCATTCTGGCCATGGTGAGTCGTCCAGCCTTTGACCCCAATATTTTTTCGAAACGGGTGTCTGAAGCGACTTGGAAACAACTCCAGGAAGGCAATGCTTTGCTGAACCGGGCCTTGCAGCAATATCCTCCGGCTAGCACGTTCAAAATTGTCACGACAGCAGCGGCGATCGAAAGTGGGAACTTCACGGGGGATGAGGTGTTGCCGACCTTTCCGTCACTAACGGTTGGAGGGGTGACCTTTGGGGAGTGGAACCACGCTGGGTTTGGGCCACTGGGGTTCACGGGAGCCATGGCTCACAGTAGTGATACTTTCTTCTATCAGGTGGCTCGGCGCATGGGAGGAGATCCCATTATCGATTGGTCGCGTCGCTTTGGGTTGGGCAGCAAAACGGGGGTGGACTTGGTGGATGAGGTGGATCCTGGTCTAGTTCCCGATCCTGCCTGGAAGCTGAAATATGAGAAGACTGAATGGACGATCGGGGATGCCATCAACATGTCGATCGGCCAGGGCTACCTCCTCTCAAGTCCGTTACAAGTGGCGGTGATGTTTGCGGTGGCGGCCAATGGGGGCTACAAAGTCAAGCCGCATTTGCTGAAGGATAACGAAGAGGCTAAAAACTGGCGAGAAAGCTTGAATATGAGGCCGAAAACGATCGAGATTCTCCAGCAGGGTCTACGGGAAGTGGTGACCTATGGAACGGGGAGTGATGCCCTGGGAAGCAGTGAAGTTGCGATCGCGGGCAAGAGCGGAACGGCGGAGGATTTTGGTAAAGGATCCCACACCTGGTTTGGAGCCTATGCCCCAGCGGATAAGCCGGAAATTGTCGTCGTTGCCTTTGGTGAATATTCCGGTGGTGGAGGTGGATCACTCATGGGTCCCAAGGCGCGCCAGGTGCTAGAAACCTACTTCACCCTGAAAAAGAATCCCAACGCAAAAGTGGGTGCCAATGCTCAGCCCAGTCCCACGGCTGAGGCCACACCGGAAGCGACAAGATAG
- a CDS encoding APC family permease, with protein sequence MVTTQRLKRQITLSQAVALGLGSIIGTGIFVSIGLAAGIAGIGLLPALAIAAIVATCNGLNSAQLAASHPVNGGTYEYGYRYLNPQLGFTAGWLFLLAKSASAATAALGFAGYLLHGLGLGRGNPVTLVIVALAAVVGITGVVLSGIQRSSRLNTFILTISVLALLWFVVIGTGAISTGAFSTSAFSTSAIGQGLPSGFSMFYDRGGRTIQEIPIQAILQASALMFVAYSGYARITTLGEEVQHPERTIPRAILMTLGLSFALYFAVGVVGLGTVGAEALQQGAITEAAPLALAARRFPVWGSEMVLGIGAIAAMLGVLLNLLLGLSRVLLAMARRGDMPITLAQLNADRTTPTLAVLAMGGIVALLVLLGNVKTTWSFSAFSVLGYYAITNLAALRLPASVRQYPRWTAGFGLAACVFLAFWVEWQIWFVGLGLIGLGLIWQATLQHRSKAN encoded by the coding sequence ATGGTCACGACTCAACGCCTCAAACGACAAATCACCCTCAGCCAAGCAGTTGCCTTGGGGCTGGGATCGATCATCGGCACCGGAATTTTCGTCAGTATTGGCCTTGCCGCTGGGATTGCGGGGATCGGACTTCTTCCCGCCTTAGCGATCGCCGCGATCGTGGCTACCTGTAACGGACTCAATTCCGCCCAACTGGCCGCTAGCCATCCCGTCAATGGGGGCACCTATGAGTATGGATACCGCTATCTCAATCCCCAACTGGGTTTCACCGCTGGCTGGTTATTTCTGTTAGCCAAATCAGCGTCTGCGGCAACGGCAGCTCTCGGCTTTGCAGGCTATCTGCTCCATGGGTTAGGGCTCGGCAGGGGTAACCCAGTCACCCTCGTCATTGTTGCCCTCGCCGCAGTGGTGGGAATCACGGGAGTGGTGCTGAGTGGCATCCAGCGATCGAGCCGACTCAATACATTCATTCTCACGATTAGCGTCTTGGCCTTACTGTGGTTTGTCGTAATTGGTACAGGCGCGATCAGTACAGGTGCGTTCAGTACAAGTGCGTTCAGTACAAGTGCGATCGGTCAAGGACTACCTTCAGGGTTCTCTATGTTCTACGATAGAGGAGGTAGAACAATTCAGGAGATACCGATCCAGGCCATTCTACAAGCCAGTGCTTTAATGTTTGTCGCCTACTCGGGATATGCTCGAATTACCACCCTTGGAGAAGAAGTTCAGCATCCAGAACGAACCATTCCTAGAGCCATTTTGATGACCCTAGGCTTAAGTTTTGCGTTGTATTTTGCAGTCGGGGTGGTTGGCTTAGGAACCGTTGGAGCCGAAGCACTCCAACAAGGCGCGATTACAGAAGCAGCTCCGTTGGCATTAGCGGCTCGTCGCTTTCCGGTCTGGGGAAGCGAAATGGTTTTAGGGATCGGCGCGATCGCAGCCATGCTAGGAGTGTTACTCAATCTCCTACTGGGGCTTTCACGAGTGCTGCTGGCTATGGCACGGCGGGGCGATATGCCGATCACACTGGCCCAACTCAATGCCGATCGCACCACTCCCACGCTTGCAGTCCTAGCCATGGGGGGAATCGTCGCCTTGCTAGTACTACTAGGCAACGTAAAGACCACTTGGTCCTTCAGTGCCTTTAGTGTCTTGGGCTACTACGCTATTACCAATCTAGCGGCATTGCGCTTACCCGCCTCAGTTCGGCAGTATCCCCGCTGGACCGCTGGGTTTGGGTTAGCAGCCTGCGTCTTTTTGGCGTTTTGGGTGGAGTGGCAAATTTGGTTCGTGGGCTTGGGTTTAATTGGGCTGGGGCTGATTTGGCAAGCCACCCTACAGCACCGATCGAAGGCAAACTGA
- a CDS encoding L,D-transpeptidase, with translation MAIRSFSDRRWLGFLGLRILGTWGITTALVGVGIGVGLPRTVAQTPPPADLTEGMLSPSSTGAPTSIADPAQLPTSIVPIRPAVPFGHLPVDRIWSDSTSVEPSVSTSLPMEQTQPGGMLPTPDSPPLVTPLVTPLVTPVVPVNPVLVKPIEEPIHLIVRRGKRRVEVYRGDKQVASYPIAVGKAGWETPIGNFAVISKEENPIFKSFKTGNVIEPGPDNPLGVRWIGIWTDGKTQIGFHGTNQPELIGKAVSHGCIRMHNKDVVALYQYVTLGTPVTVKP, from the coding sequence ATGGCGATACGTTCCTTTTCCGATCGACGGTGGTTAGGGTTCCTCGGACTTCGTATTCTAGGAACTTGGGGTATCACAACAGCCCTGGTGGGCGTCGGGATCGGGGTCGGATTGCCTAGAACGGTTGCCCAAACCCCACCCCCCGCTGATTTAACCGAGGGCATGCTGTCGCCCAGTTCTACGGGTGCACCGACTTCGATCGCAGATCCGGCCCAACTTCCCACCTCGATCGTGCCGATCAGACCTGCGGTTCCCTTTGGGCATTTACCTGTGGATCGGATCTGGAGTGACTCCACTTCCGTAGAACCTAGTGTTTCGACCAGCCTCCCCATGGAACAGACTCAGCCGGGGGGAATGCTGCCGACACCGGATAGCCCTCCCTTGGTTACGCCTTTGGTTACGCCCTTGGTTACGCCGGTAGTGCCTGTAAACCCTGTGCTTGTAAAACCTATTGAGGAGCCAATTCACTTAATTGTGAGGCGAGGAAAACGGCGGGTGGAAGTTTATCGGGGGGACAAGCAAGTGGCAAGTTACCCGATCGCCGTGGGGAAAGCAGGCTGGGAAACGCCAATCGGTAACTTCGCTGTGATTAGTAAAGAAGAAAATCCGATTTTCAAGAGTTTCAAAACGGGCAATGTGATTGAACCGGGGCCGGATAATCCACTGGGCGTGCGCTGGATTGGGATTTGGACGGACGGAAAAACCCAAATCGGCTTCCACGGCACCAACCAGCCCGAATTGATTGGCAAAGCCGTTTCCCATGGTTGCATTCGGATGCACAACAAGGATGTCGTGGCGTTATACCAATATGTGACCTTGGGTACCCCCGTTACTGTCAAACCTTAA
- a CDS encoding DUF565 domain-containing protein, with protein sequence MQDTRLNRLFGNASGQMEQWFRNPWRRISLLLMCLLLGFFLGTAVSTTAGQAAEYDIWVAAILVLLTELTSRAVYTRKAQWRRSLLADCVNGLRIGFTYSLFVEALKLGS encoded by the coding sequence ATGCAAGATACTCGCCTCAATCGCCTATTTGGGAATGCCAGTGGCCAGATGGAGCAATGGTTTCGCAATCCTTGGCGGCGCATCTCCTTGCTGCTGATGTGCCTACTGCTAGGCTTCTTTTTAGGAACCGCTGTTTCTACTACCGCTGGTCAGGCAGCAGAGTATGACATCTGGGTCGCAGCCATTTTAGTTCTGCTGACCGAGTTGACGAGTCGAGCGGTTTACACTCGCAAGGCTCAATGGCGCAGAAGTTTGCTGGCAGACTGTGTCAATGGCCTCAGAATCGGCTTTACCTACAGCCTGTTTGTTGAAGCGCTTAAATTGGGCAGTTGA